The proteins below come from a single candidate division WOR-3 bacterium genomic window:
- a CDS encoding RidA family protein produces MKKQAVRTDRAPVPVGPYSQAVRTGELVFTSGQIALDPATGQMKQESIEAETEQVFANLAAVLEAAGSSMDKVVKVLVFLTDMNDFSRMNQVYARHFSEPFPARSCVQVSALPKGARVEIELVAAC; encoded by the coding sequence ATGAAGAAGCAGGCGGTGAGAACCGACAGGGCACCAGTTCCGGTTGGGCCGTACAGCCAGGCGGTGCGCACTGGAGAGCTCGTGTTTACGTCTGGCCAGATTGCGCTCGACCCTGCGACCGGGCAGATGAAACAAGAGAGCATCGAAGCTGAGACCGAACAGGTGTTTGCTAATCTCGCCGCGGTGCTCGAAGCAGCCGGGTCGAGCATGGACAAGGTAGTCAAGGTCTTGGTGTTCCTCACGGACATGAACGACTTTAGCCGGATGAATCAGGTTTATGCCCGGCACTTCAGTGAGCCTTTCCCGGCTCGCTCGTGCGTCCAGGTTTCGGCCTTGCCTAAAGGTGCACGGGTTGAAATCGAACTTGTCGCTGCTTGCTAG